In the Schistosoma mansoni strain Puerto Rico chromosome 7, complete genome genome, CTGAAGTTATATAATGATCATCTATTGGAACTTTACTACTTGTATAAGTTAATTCAGTAGTAGGTATATTATCATTTGATATGATAATTTGTGATTCATTCAAAATTTGTTCAGATGGATTGTTAACTTCAAGGATAACTATATTCTGTTTAGTAGGTACTTGTTCTATGATACACTCTGACTGAGGATCTATACTATTTAGTTCAGGGAATGTTGTATCAGAAcatgaaatattaattttatcTGATTGATTTTCAATAACAGATGGAGTAATATCTTCTTCATGTAGATGTTCTGATATCATCTCTACATTAATAGTGTTTACCACTTGTAAATAGTCACTGTTTGAGTTTATTGTATCATTTatcttttcatgtttttttttagaattttttgaatattttttaaattttttcccGTTAGTAACTAATTTTTTAGGTGATAATAGTTCAACAGTATGATCAGCGTCAATTTCTTCATTCATTCCTTGAGGTGATCTTGATATTGATTGAATATTCTGTGGAATAATCAATGATTCTGATATTGATTGATTatcagtaatcaataaattatcatttgaaTTGTTGATATCAGTTTTAGGTAAGATTGTACtatttgattgttgattgatAGATTGATTAatcaaatttattgattgaGAATTTATAGGATCAATAATTTGTTCTAATGGAGTATTgggtttttgtttctttttgattgattttttaTTAGATTTTTTAATGGTTTGATTGGAAATTTGATTGTCATGATGTAGATCTGGATCTTTTTCTTGATTAGTTTCATTGGATAAacaatattcattgaattgattGGATTCAGTAGATAATAAAGTAGATGTAGgcatttcattatcattttgaaGGATATTCAAACTATTGGAATCATATAATAAcatatcttcttcttcttttttgatTGGTATCTCTACGGAGGATAATGTTACATCACTTGCTTCACTATGTCCACTATCTGTTGAAATACTAATCGTTGATTCAGTTGTTATAAGTGAATAGTTGGAAGGTTGAATACTTGTTGTTTCATATTGTTTCTTCAGATCTATTTCTTTATTGTGTGATGTTTGTTTCGTTTCTAAACGTTTCGGATCTTCTTTATGTTTATGATTTATAGATGATTGATCAATAGGATCATTATTGATATTGAATTGTATGGAAGAGATTTCATTTGGAATGTTACTACTtgcagtaatagtagtagtagtagtgtatgTTATATCTGTCATTTGtatttcataattatttgtCATTGGTATAATGATACTACTTAATAATTCATTATGTTCATTATCGGATGGAATCATTTTAGTATCTATGGTCATCTcctcattttgttttaatgttttgGTCTCtagtgataataaatatttttgttttcttttcgaTTTTTTAATCGATTTTTTTTCTGGAATATTTGGCATTGTTTGATTTGTTGTTAACTGTGGTTGCTGAGATGATATATTCAATTGAtcggataaattattgatttcattattgatttcttttaatGATTCAATGAATTGATTCTCATTATGATTAGAATTAGTTATATCAGTCATTATTAATTCAGTAGTTTCAAGTAGTATATCATTTTGAACAGGAGAAATGATATTTTCTTGGATTGTCATTTGATTCTCATCTATATACTTACGTTTACGTCgaatatttaatttttcatcatttattGTTAAATTGATACTTTCAATAttgatattttgatgaatggaaCTATTTGGCTGATTTGAAAACTcttgtggttgttgttgttgttgttgttctgtTTCAATAATTTCAACTTCTGATTGTTGTAAAGGACATGTATCCTTGATTGTTTGAGCAGTTTGTTGTTGTGGTGTTGGTGGTTCTGTTATAATTAGTTGTTCAATTGTTTGTTGTGGTTCATTTGAATAGGGTCTACATTGTAATTGTTAGCAAAACAGAAgataaagaaagaaaattacaagaagtgtatatatatatgaacactTCTATACTCGACTgatgaattaaaatattaaattactataatatccataaaacctctttctgattataatcatcatatgctcacgaATGACTGTATCCTATaggtatttccttgagttctggTAAGAAGTCGTGactaatggagttcaaccgggtctgttgtgagatagtaactcactggtGATAATGTGTGAACGGTGGtacaatttcgtggatttgttgaagttagacattaacaccgtaggATGTAGGCTGGGCGGTTTAGAAGTTAGgtgagtgggatcgtggatgcgcactgctgaagagtctcatactacaatgaagcggccgtccagtgcttccaggttttaaatggtggtctagctttaattgactcataaattttacTATTCAAAGGATCTTGGTTTAATTGTTTCCGAATTATTAAATATACTAATTAGGTTTAATACTGAAATCACATACTAGAAACCTTATGGTGACATTTAAATGTAGAATATAAACAACTACAACAACTGGTTAATGTACAGGAAAACTGAGATAAATggattatttaaaatgttagttTTGAAATACAGTGAAGAGATTCAGCTTTTTATaatgtagctcctccgggggctactgcctgtcccaagcacggataaaggaggagggttgggtatggggttagcaaccccatcccgtagaaaaccaactctctaaaaaatcgccaaccagaaaaaaattgtttattcaaaaAAACGCTAGTCagataattgaaaacaattgaatGGAACCCCTACTTCATCACAATTTTGTACTAGTTAACTTTTGACGACAGTGTACGCGTGGTATATCGGTCGGTGAGATTGTGAATCATAAGTAAATGAGGTTGTTTAAGACatttatattatattcacaACCTCAATAACCACATGATAGATAGTTTAGGAGTAGGCTAAAAGGAAGCTAGTGATGATCAAACCAAAACTTGGCATCATTTCAGGAAACAATTCTTTCTTCATTAATCCTATTATCTATGTCTAATGATTTCTATTATTATGGAGACTGTTACCACTTGTACTACAATgacatttgttttaataatttaatcttGCTGTGTTAATGTGATTTGACTAATCCACTTATATGCTAGGTTCTACACCACATATGACTGACAGGTGTGAACTCTTTCACAGACTAATGTTCCAGTGAGATAAAAGCCTTCTTTATCCAGTATAACAACCAGCAGTGGCAACTGGCAACTTAAACTGCTACTCTTCAGCATCATCTACCTTCAAAAAACTAGACACTTCTTCCCATTAAACATGGGACACAACCTATAGCTTGGTTTATAATCTATACAGTTCATTACGAGCTTATCTtagatttcactgctatccAATATTCGAAAAAAGTAACAAAACTTCCAACTTTATAGAATATTGAAGCATTCGCTTAAAAAGCCTATATTTTCAACATAAACTGGACAAAAACGATTATGAATATCATCATTGTGTAAAACTTGGTTGGTGTTAGGCATTTTACAGAGTTAGATCCCGGCTCAAttttctagaggttaagctatCTCATATGAGACcaaagttcctgggttcgattctcaaACATgatatcgtggatgagcactccTATAGAGTCCCATAATGCAACAAAACAGATGTCCAGTGTTcttaggtttttaatggtggtttatctaagatcagttcgtgatttaaactgAGAAACATAATTGCCCGTAAGACGTAATAATATATAGCTATTGTTAATCAGTTAGTAGTATATCTCGTTAACTAACAATATAGAAACTTGACTGACTTCATATGGAAATCCAGTGTAAATGACGATGTAGCAATTCTACCCTCCGTTCAAATAATAGATCTTGAACTTGGTGTTTGCTATGATAAAAATATAAGTTTCTGAAATTTAAGTAGCTATCTTGACTCATTGGTCCAGAGGTTAGCCGTTCGAGTACGAGACAGTTTTGAAGGTATTGAATCTGTCCGTGAGAAGAAAACGTACAACAAAATGGTTGTCACAATAGacaaaccctaattccaaaccaatggtgtacatgggctggctccagtatcctgagagaacaaatggcgtatgaatcaatcgttggtcatcagctaccatggaactacatctccttacgatgctccactgcctggtggatcagatctttaggtcaacgactccggttgtggtcccctgagaaaaccaccagcttcagtttgggcacatgagcagtatcacagctctcacacaaatcaaatgagatttgtgtggcgcatatatatctgttgcccccttgtaccaatatttatgtgtataaaattGTTTTCATCATTTTTCTAAACTGATATTGACTTTTACAAGGAATACTTTGAAACTATTcaataacaaaacaaatatattctGTTATAGTTACAAGTTCAATACAcaatcacatata is a window encoding:
- a CDS encoding putative abnormal long morphology protein 1 (Sp8) gives rise to the protein MAEFRKCFDNLDTEKRGVITIEDLKNYMFKMHYKETFLHKWIELFDPEHTGFITYEQYCKTLGLIPRKRTLSKDFTDSTLSSSSSLSVSSKQDNINEVSIGSFDKHVDQTNITTVIQHINLTINDEKLNIRRKRKYIDENQMTIQENIISPVQNDILLETTELIMTDITNSNHNENQFIESLKEINNEINNLSDQLNISSQQPQLTTNQTMPNIPEKKSIKKSKRKQKYLLSLETKTLKQNEEMTIDTKMIPSDNEHNELLSSIIIPMTNNYEIQMTDITYTTTTTITASSNIPNEISSIQFNINNDPIDQSSINHKHKEDPKRLETKQTSHNKEIDLKKQYETTSIQPSNYSLITTESTISISTDSGHSEASDVTLSSVEIPIKKEEEDMLLYDSNSLNILQNDNEMPTSTLLSTESNQFNEYCLSNETNQEKDPDLHHDNQISNQTIKKSNKKSIKKKQKPNTPLEQIIDPINSQSINLINQSINQQSNSTILPKTDINNSNDNLLITDNQSISESLIIPQNIQSISRSPQGMNEEIDADHTVELLSPKKLVTNGKKFKKYSKNSKKKHEKINDTINSNSDYLQVVNTINVEMISEHLHEEDITPSVIENQSDKINISCSDTTFPELNSIDPQSECIIEQVPTKQNIVILEVNNPSEQILNESQIIISNDNIPTTELTYTSSKVPIDDHYITSEYIEEVQFNNINNNNNNGNDTLVDQSSLRKDDVNEVITEMTLCDLELNIELEDTNKNLLKQSKEKRQKTKEPTEKNIKTVESHQNTTNTCESTSFEVSSILQSTITTTDVSRTVESPLSTDLETKEQTLQPTISKKKHKKTKEPTEKNIQVADNHENTTNTSELTSFEVSSIPQSTIKMTDVSRTVDSPLSIDVELREQTLQPTKSMTSSDLVSQPSDGFSKKPSRNRKTKKGKTQSDDNHSSKSTPAISPNSLIPVDEVHSTVYNISSSSNSRNIDNNNNFTSLSIPFCKTICKVSHEELQNSLSHRSTSSLKVKNKKHHLKSNKLKNSETNILNQMDDTLNDEMAIGQSSQTVTEEETQENTRKRRFPKSFLTQVS